Proteins encoded together in one Ciona intestinalis chromosome 1, KH, whole genome shotgun sequence window:
- the LOC100181328 gene encoding arylamine N-acetyltransferase, pineal gland isozyme NAT-3, translating to MNVKEYLQRINYSGDVAPTSSNLRKICVAHMLAVPYENLDVFGGPPITIDLPKLFEKIVKQRRGGFNFELNRMFCWLLQNLGYQVSLYKADVYNMKLDAFTYTQPALVVTVDDGSKYFTDIAFTCGTSLTEPLNFEYLTEQAQKLGVFRLRECGKTSFYFELKWFHVVDSTGEVNPATDIEFCFGESKYRSKGWIILYKVSMDRQCTWDELVPELERFLNNNEKWMTRNTICAINRGSSVTVLWGKYLIQKYIREDQQRGDNLTVSRTFMELSDFPAILEIIRCVFGMKSFTQEFTPIAEDITTRPIVIY from the exons ATGAACGTGAAGGAATATTTGCAGCGGATCAATTACTCGGGAGATGTTGCCCCAACATCCTCCAACCTCAGGAAGATCTGTGTCGCTCATATGCTCGCTGTTCCTTATGAAAACCTGGATGTCTTCGGAGGCCCCCCGATTACTATTGATCTGCCTAAACTGTTTGAAAAAATTGTGAAG CAACGACGGGGCGGGTTCAACTTTGAGTTAAACCGAATGTTTTGTTGGCTGTTACAAAATCTTGGCTATCAGGTTTCTTTGTACAAAGCTGACGTTTATAACATGAAGCTTGATGCGTTCACTTACACACAACCTGCTTTAGTG GTGACAGTGGACGACGGCAGCAAATATTTCACCGATATTGCATTTACATGCGGTACTAGCTTAACGGAACCTCTTAACTTTGAATACCTAACTGAACAAGCTCAAAAACTTGGGGTTTTCAG GTTACGAGAATGCGGTAAAACATCTTTCTACTTTGAGTTGAAATGGTTCCATGTAGTAGATTCCACAG GCGAGGTAAACCCGGCAACGGACATCGAGTTTTGCTTCGGTGAAAGTAAATACAGAAGCAAGGGTTGGATAATACTTTATAAGGTTTCTATGGATCGGCAATGCACGTGGGACGAACTGGTTCCCGAATTAGAAAGATTTCTGAATAATAATGAGAAGTGGATGACACGGAACACGATTTGCGCGATTAATAGAGGTTCATCCGTAACTGTGTTATGGGGGAAGTATCTGATACAAAAGTACATACGTGAGGACCAGCAGAGGGGCGATAACTTGACAGTTTCGCGAACTTTTATGGAACTTTCGGATTTCCCGGCGATATTGGAAATAATTCGCTGTGTATTCGGGATGAAAAGTTTCACCCAAGAGTTCACTCCGATTGCAGAGGACATCACAACAAGGCCTATTGTGATTTATTGA